CGGAGCCAAGGCCTTTGTCAAGCTTGGCGATGCCAGCAATCTCTTCGTCGCCTATGACGGCAGCCGCATCATCATCGCGCCGAAGCAGGAGGTCTCCACCGTTGTCCTCGATCGCGGCGGCCGCAGCTGGAAGACCGAGCAAAACGCCATTCGCGCGCTGTTCCCGCTGCTGCCGGACGATGCGCTGCGTGAAGATCCCGCCAGCGGCTTGGTGCTGGTGCGCGGGCCCGCCGTCTTCACCAAGGCCGTCGAAGACGTGCTGAGCCGGCAGCAAGCCGACAGCATCAAGGTCATCAAGGGCGGCCAGCTGGAAATCCTGACGACGAACAACGGTGCCTGAGCGGCTGATATGAAGGCGTTGAAATCTCTCAGGCAGTTGCTGCAGATCCGCAGCCTGCGGGCGGACAATCTTTCCCGCAGCCTCTCCGAGGCGCGGGCGGATGCCGAAAGCGCGCGGGAGCGGGAAACGAAAGCCTCCGAAGCGCTCGACATCGCGGCAAGCCGGGCCGCCGGCAATCCTGTCGTCGACGTATTGCGCAAGAGTGGTGTCATCGCCGCCGCCGAGCTTCAGGACGCGCTGATGCGACAATCCGTATTGCGCAGCCATGAAGCCGATGCCGGCCTATCGCTTGCGCAACACAAAGCCGCCCGGCGCGCCGCGCAAGAGCGGGCAGAACACGTCGCCGCCGATTTTTCGCGAGCACAGAAGGCGGTATTGCGCGTCGAATTTTCGCTTGAAGCAGCGGAGAAAATCGACCGGTAGGGAGCTAAGAACCAGCAGATGAACCAACCGGCTTCTGTTCTTCCATCTCTTCATCGACAATCGAGCTGACGAGGGCAACGACCCGGCTGCGCACACGCGGAGAAAGGAGCAAAACGTCGTCTATCAGACGCCGTCCCTCCGCCGTGGAAATGTAGGCAATCTTCTCATCGATCTCTGTTATGATTTGCTGGCCCTGAGTGGTTTCGGGATCTGGAAGACCTTCGAAAAACCTCGAAACAGGGATCTTGAGGCAATTGGCAAGCTCGTAGAGCATCGAAGCGCTGACGCGGTTCTTACCGCTTTCATATTTTTGTACCTGCTGCAAACTGACCCCGATGCCGGCGCCGAGATCCCCTAGGGATACATTCGACTGCATTCGGCGGATACGGATTTGCTGTCCGACATGCCGATCAACTGGATGCACCAACTCGCGCGCTACATTCGACTGTTCGGCTTGCGCAGGCCTCGAAGTCCGGACCTGTGCTGCTGCATAGCGCTTCATGGTGGACACCCCGATGGAGAGTTTCACGCGGTGCGCCCCCGCTGAAAACTCGCTAAACCCACTGA
The Rhizobium sp. BT04 DNA segment above includes these coding regions:
- a CDS encoding helix-turn-helix domain-containing protein, which produces MKRYAAAQVRTSRPAQAEQSNVARELVHPVDRHVGQQIRIRRMQSNVSLGDLGAGIGVSLQQVQKYESGKNRVSASMLYELANCLKIPVSRFFEGLPDPETTQGQQIITEIDEKIAYISTAEGRRLIDDVLLLSPRVRSRVVALVSSIVDEEMEEQKPVGSSAGS